Genomic window (Ailuropoda melanoleuca isolate Jingjing chromosome 7, ASM200744v2, whole genome shotgun sequence):
CACGCCGCCTCCACCAGGGCACCGTCCCCACGGGgcagccaggaggcaggagggcctGCGGGGGGAGGGAGGCCGAGCTCCTCATGAAAGCATAGTCGCCAAATGGGATGACGGTCACGGCTCGTGAGGAGCCCAAGGCCAGGCCTCCGTTGGCTAGTGACTTTCTAGACTTTTCTGACCTTGATTCTCGAAAGCTCTCCAAGTCTACTTTCACTAAACTACCCAGAGAACGAGGCAGGAGCACGTGGACGGGCTCACCGGCGTCAGAGCGGTAGGGGCTGGTGTCGGGCACGCTCTTgggcagggccaggccctggACGGTTCTGCTGTAGTCCAGCAGCCTCTCGCTCACCTTCCCGTCTCCGGCTGTGAGAACAGAGCATGGCAGGGGCCTCTCCAGCGGGGGCTTCTGGAcacgggacacctgggtggtcaCCGCTCCCCAGCAAGCTCTACCACCGGGCCTGCGGGAACCCGTCCCGCCCGGTATTCTCGGCGTGAGCCCacgcccccctccacccctgccgcCTCAGCACCCGGAAGGGAGCCCAGCAAGCACGACAGGATGACACCGTCACAGGGGGCGGGGTCTCTGCCTTCCAGACTCTCCGGGCGGAGCTGGCGGGAGCAGTGTCCCTCCCGCCCGGGACTTACAGGTGAAGTGGGACGTGATGAAGAGGAAGGAGGTGCCGAAGAAGGTGAAGCTGACGCCCAGGGCCCCCTTGGTCTTGATGTGAGATACGATGCGTGTGGTCACTGTGGAGCTCTCCACCTCTGCGGGACGGAGGGGCGGGGCTGACACGGCCGCCCCCGCTTGCCCCGCGGGCACCTGCCTGCACAGAGGCTGGCGGGGGTGCCCAGGGTGCCGGCGCGGAGCAGAGCGCCCACCTACCCGAGCAGAACCAGATGAGGTCCCTGCGGATGAGCACGGACATGTACAGCGCGCCGTGGGCCGCGGAATACAGTGTGACGTAGTGGGGGCCCAGCGTCTCCTGCAGTCGCGTCTCCCACTCCCGCCTGCGGAGGGAAGCCAGAACAGTCTGGGAAGGGGGCCGGAGCCTCGGAGCCCCACCACCGTCCTGCCGCAGCCCGGAGAGCCCTGCCATCCGGCCTCGTCCTGCTGGGAGAGCGGTGGACAGACAGCAACACGAGGGCCCCTGGGCGGCCTTGTCCATCTCCAGTGCTGGTCCCAGGCCTGTGCTCTCCCGCTACCCTGGGGGCCTGGAGACTCCTGCGGCTGCCCGAGGGGCGGGATGCCCGTGCGCTCCCCTCAGCCTGCAAGCCCCAGCCGTGCTGCCGGGGCGCTGTGGACCGAGGACCCCGCTGAGGGGTCGGGCGTGAGCTGGGGCTCCCACAGCCCTTCAGTGCCTTTCTTAGATCAGCTGTGCATCACCAAGAAGTGAACTCATTTATTCTAAGttctctgagccacccagccccggCCTCGCCCCACACGGCAGCTTTGGCCCCGAAGGCCCACCTCAGTGCTGTTCCCAAGGGTCTGGGGGGCTGACAGGGGGGGAAGACGTCGGGCAGGGGCACGCCATACCTGTCGGAGCAGCCCTCCTGGACCCCAACGACGTACAGGTCCTGCGCATAGTCGGCCTCGGCGGGCAGCAGGAGCTCGTCCAGGTTGGGGGGCAGCTCCTACAGAGAACCGTGTGTAGCAAGGGGCTCCCGCAGGGCCGGCGGCCTCATCCTCTCCTGCAGCACGGGGACCAGCATGTCCCTGGGTCGCGTCCAGGGGAGCCTCAGGTTGGGCCAGGCCGCTCTCCGCCCCACTGGTCACCGCCACGCCTGCATCCGTGCCCCGCCCTGGCCACGTGGCCCGTGCCCGCAGACACACTCTGGGTGGGGAGGTGGCGGTGCCCGGGCCGGGCGCTATGGTCCAGAGGTGAGCACTTCTGCACCCTGTGGCTGGATGCGTGTGGCCTGCAAGCCCTCAGGGCCCTGGACGAGCACACCGTCCCATGGACAGACACGGTGGCGTCCCAGGGACAGCAGTGCTGCCAGCCTGGGCGCCTGCCTCGTCCTTCAGCCAGAGGGAGAATCACTCTGTCTCCTTCCGGGGGCTGTGTCAGCAGGGCCCCTGGTTACTCAGCCAGACCTCGTGCTGGTACCGGCCCTGCCTTGTTTCCTCCCAGCGCCTGTCCCCCAGTGCCAGCCTGGGGCACCACTGTGTGGAGGGAAGGGCCTTCTGTGATGCCACCATGACAGCCGTCATGCCCCTCGCCCCACCCAGCGGCGTACTAGGATGGTCCACAGTGCAGGAAGTCCGACCCTGGCCCCCAGAAATTAGAGCACCCCACATGTAGGGGATGGACACCGTCAACCCAAGGACGGTCCTTGCTGTGAGGAGAGAAAGCCACCAGCACAGCATCCAAGGGATTCCCCCGAAGCAAAAGCCAGAGATCAGTGCAGAGACCCCTGGCCTGTGCGGTGCGGCTCTGGGCCGACTGGCGGTCAGGACACAAGCAGCCGTCACAGCAGAGCAGCTGGAGGCCTCCACTGTCACCTCCTCACAGAAGTTGCTGAGTGAACACAACCCAGAGTGACCCCAAGGTGACAAGGACCAGACCGGGCCGCGCACGCTCACCGAACGGTCACAGCCGGCCCAGCGGTGGGGTGTGGACGTGGGGGAGGTCGTGCATGGGGCAGGAGCTCTACGGAAATCTCTGTTCCCTTCAAACCTACCGTGAGCCTAAAGCTATCCTAAAAACAAACCCGCATGTGTAAGAAAACCACATTTTCCCCCACCAGGCAGCAGGAGGTGGGAGCGGCAGGTGCCTTCCGGGTGACCCAGCTGTCGGCGAGAGGCCAGGCAGATGGCGTGCGCCTCCGAGAGCCCGGCAGAGAACCCGAGCGGGCGCGGGGCGGCTTACCTTCTGGCCCTGCATGTTCCAGGTGGCCACGAAGAGGGCCATGTTGCGGTCTGGGAAGTACCGGGCCAGCTCCTCCGCCCCCATCAGGGCCCCACTCGCCAGGAGACTCCCCTCCAGGTAGCTCCTGTGGAGAGAGGGCCGAGCCAGGGAGGGGCCGGGCTCAGGGACGCCTTCGGGGCACACAGTGGCCTCCGGCCCTGCAGTGCGCGGAAGCCCAGGTTTGGGaggctctcccagagctgggGTTTCCCGAGAGCCCACGGGTGGGCAGGGGGCACAGCGCGATGGTCCACTGTCCTTTTGGAACACCCGCCGTGTTCACAATTCTACAAACGCCAGCACGTGTTCAACTTTTCGGTCACCTCCTGAGACGAAGGACTTGAAGgtgacatctgggctctttcccccGAGGCCCTTAGGGCTCGGCCCTGCACAGCAGCGGCCCGGTGCCAGGGGCTCGCCTCCATCTCAGTGTGGCCTCGGGGGCCCTGAAAACTACAGGGGGCACGTCCGCCCTCATGACAACCGCTGGTCACAGACCATTTCAAGAGTCCCACAGCACGCGCGTGCGGTCACGGCCCTGGCCCCCACCGGCCCCATGGGGCGCTGCTGACAGCAGCCAAGCAGAGCTGCCCGCAGGGCGAGCCTGTGCGGTAACGGCTTCATCTGGGGGCTGTGGGGTCTGAGTGTAGTGTAATTTGCACGTATCGTGAAACAGTAGCACCGTCTTGTTTCTCAACCATGAAAAAACCATTCTCGGCCAACGGACACACAAAAACAGGTCCTAAGCCCACGCTCATGCGTTTGTCCAGCCGGCGGCCTCGTGGCTGCTCTCTCCCGCACGGGTGCGTGAGCCCCGCACGTGCACACAGGCCCGGTCACCCGCGCTGGGGCGCGACACCAGCCTGCCTGCCCCAGCTCTTCTTGCATGGTCTCCACACGCGGCCGCCTCTTTCTCTAAAGTCTGTGGTCTTCCTTTTGCTTGGAGCTCTCCTTCTAGAACCTTCTTCCAACCCAGCTTGAGATGAGTCAGGATGCTCCCGGAATCAGCACCCAGGCAATGGCCATACCTGTGTTTGGTCATTTTGTCCCCTAGGTCTTTTAAGCCATCCATCTGTGCACATCCTGACCACCCGTCCCCCCAGTGCATCCATCTGTGCACACCCTGACCACCCGTCCCCCCAGTGCATCCATCTGTGCACACCCTGACCACCCGTCCCCCCAGTGCATCCATCTGTGCACACCCTGACCACCCGTCCCCCCAGTGCATCCATCTGTGCACACCCTGACCACCCGTCCCCCCAGTGCATCCATCTGTGCACACCCTGACCACCCGTCCCCCCAGTGCATCCATCTGTGCACACCCTGACCACCCGTCCCCCCAGTGCATCCATCTGTGCACACCCTGACCACCCGTCCCCCCAGTGCATCCATCTGTGCACACCCTGACCACCCGTCCCCCCAGTGCATCCATCTGTGCACACCCTGACCACCCGTCCCCCCAGTGCATCCATCTGTGCACACCCTGACCACCCGTCCCCCCAGTGCATCCATCTGTGCACACCCTGACCACCCGTCCCCCCAGTGCATCCATCTGTGCACACCCTGACCACCCGTCCCCCCAGTGCATCCATCTGTGCACACCCTGACCACCCGTCCCCCCAGTGCATCCATCTGTGCACACCCTGACCACCCGTCCCCCCAGTGCATCCATCTGTGCACACCCACCACCCGTCCCCCCAGTGCATCCATCTGTGCACACCCTGACCACCCGTCCCCCCAGTGCATCCATCTGTGCACACCCTGACCACCCGTCCCCTTGCGTGCCCAGAGGGTAGCTTCATCGTCTCCTTAGTGTTGGTCGTATCACAGGCTGATTAGACCCCACTCCCGTTTCCTGGCAGATGTACCCCAATAGGTTCCATGGGTCCTATCCCTACTCCAGTGACCCCAAGATGGGCTGGCGGCCTGATCAGTCCACGAGAACATCCCTCGCTGTCAGCCATCACCCTGATGTCCGCGTGCAAATGATGGCTCTTTCCAGCGTCCGGGGCGGCTGGTTTTCCTTCTGCGGCCCCCCTTGCTTCCCAGCAGCCAGGGCTGTCCCAGGCCCGTCTGTAGGGGCGGGGGGAGGCCAAAGGGGCTCTGTGCCAAGGCCTGGCAGCCGGGCACTGTGGTGTGGGAAGATGGGGGGCAGTGTTCAGAGGGTGTGGGCCCAAACACTGGGATGGACCACCGGGTGCGGCTGTTTGCGCCTGgcttctgcccttctccccgcACTGCACACCTCCACGCTGCCCCGCACAGGCCTCCCTGCCGGCCTCCACCTTCCGGCACGCGGGAGAACCTCTCGCCTGTGGGCGTTTGGCCCGGCCCCGCCACCTCGGGTTACCAGGCTTCATGACAGACGGCTCGTTCCACAGCATCCTTGAGAAACCAGCCCCACGTTAAGACACCCCAAGCACTCTCCAAGCCTCTGACGACTCTTCACCCAACTTGCCAAGAACACCTCACACCTCAGTCTTGCAAATAGGAACCCGTTCCTTTGAAGGAGGTGAAATCATGAGCAAGGCTTGTGAGCCTCGGCTGAGCGCTGACAGCAGAAGGCGGTTCTCAGGAACTCAGACGAGCAAGTCCCACATCCTCCCCGGGCCCCGCAGGACACGCACCCGATCGTGTCCAGAGGGAGGCCCCCGCAGGCTCAGCCCCACGCTGAGAACCCTGACAGGCTGAGCGGGTCACACGCCGCAGTCCGGCTGGGGGAGAGCCCCTGCTGGCCTCGGGGGCCCTCCATGAACCCCCATGCCCGCGCCTGAGGGCGTGATGTCCTCTCGAGACCCCCTCCCAGGCCCCGGGTCGGACACGGTGCCCGGGCTGTGCCTGTGGCCTGTGCGCCCCGCGCCGTCCACAGCAGCTGGCCCTCCTAAGCACAGGGGCCTCCGCGCTGACCTTGGCTGGGTCCCGCCTGCTCGTGGACAGTCCGTGGGCTAAGAACCATTTCCACGCTTGCACATGGTTGGGGGTAGAAAACCAGTGTTTTGTGACATGGGAAAACAGCATGAAATCCAAATCTCAGGGTCCTTAAATGGCGTGTTTCTGCCGCACAGCTGCggtctgcttcccccctcccgCGGCAGATGCGACAGACGCGAGCACGGCCGCAGACGGGTCGTGGCAGAGGCCGCGCGCTCGCTCCCGCCCCAGAGCACCCCGAGGGGTGCAGACAGGCTCTTCGGGGGGCAGAACTGGGCTGAGGGAGCCCCATCAACCTGGGGTTTGCTACTCGTCCGAAGAGAGGGAGACGCGACTCCCATCTTATGGAACGAGCGGTAGCCACGCGCCGCCCACGCGGGGTCACGCGCAGGTGCACAGCGGCTTGCTGTCTGCCGGACCCCGCAGCGGACGAACCGCTTCCGTCCGACTCAGCTGGGGAGCCACCAGCTTCCTTTGCCTCCTGACCCTCAGAACCCACGCAGGGGACCTTCTGTGGCCATGGGGGCTTTGCAATGTGATTAGTTAAGGATGGCAACGTGACAGCGTCCGGGATTTTGGGTGGGCGCTAGGTCCAACGACCAGCGCCCTCGTGGGAGGAGAGACGCAGACCTTTGCAGAGCACCTGGATGAAGGCAGAGGCCGGTGGGACCCCGGGGCCACCAGGCACTGGAAGAGGCGGGAAGGACCTCCCCtgcagcctccagaaggagcgcAGCCCTGCGACACCGTGATTTCTGACCTTAggtctccagaactgggagagaatacaGTCCTGTTGTTTCAGGGCTTCTGGTTTGGGGTCGTCTGTTATGGACACCAGCGCAGTGACTATCCCACCTTCCGCTGGCTCGGCGTCCAGCAGGGCTGGTGCCAGCCTGGTCTGGATGGGAGAGGGCGGcaggtggggtggtggtggggagttTGGTGAGGGAAGTGGGGCCAGGCCTCAGCCGGGGCCTTTGGGTACCATGGTGGGGAGTGGGTGGCATGGGAACCAAGTCAGGGCCATGGCCCCGTGTGTGCTTCAAACAACCCACCCAGccctggcagggagcagaggcCTGGGCCAAGCGGCAGGAGTGGCGACAGCGGTCAGGCCCGGCACGGAAGGACCAGGCAGGGGAGGCCTTTTCAATGTTAGCCTGGGCATCGCAGTGTGGGCCCCACAACTGAGGTCCCCGGAGAACAGACTCGTGGGCTTGGACAGGCGGGACTCGGAACTATCTGGGGCCCCTGGTCTGGTGAACGGAGCCAGAGGCACGTGTGGGAGTCCTGAGCGAAGGAAAGACAAGGGAAGCACCTGGCTCGGTTCTCCGGAAGCTACAAAAAAGTCAAAATGCATCAGCTACCCAAGTCCCGTAAAGCCTGGAAACCCAGCGTCCTCTGTGGTTGAGGGGCCAAGGGGGAGCTGATGGACAGCGGGGCGCTCAGCAAACAGTCCCAGAGCCTCAGAGAAACCGGGACACTCCTGGAAGCAACGCGCAGCCAACCGGGCCCTGCgcgccctccctgcccccagagagCTCTCCGGCCCGGACCGCAGCCCCCTGCCCGCGGCTGCTTGCCTGCGGTGCCGGCTGGGTCCCCTGAACGCTCCTCCGGGACGTGAGAGCACCGCTCAAGGCTACATGGCCAGGCCCTGCGGCCACTCAGACAGCAGCGGGGACACCCACGCTGCCACCGGAGGGCTGTCCCCGACACAGAACGAGAGAGAGCAAACGAGCTGCGGCGTTGTGTGTAGAAGGTCACGCGTGCCTCTGAACCAGCTTCACAGGCGCGCGTGCCCTGAGTGGTGCTGAAACACAGAGGGGAAGTTCTGGAAGGAGTGTCCCTCTGGGAAGGAGCTGAGAGCTGGGGGCTTAGCCTCCACATCTCTACGCCACACATGGTTTTATGAGAAACCCTTCCCATTCTCCTCATGGAGGCTGCGTGCGAACGCTAAAATGAAGACGCCCCCTGGCCCCTCGGGGGCCCTTACCTGCTCCGGACGTCCTTGGCGCGGATGGGCGCCAGGAGGCTGAAGGAGGATTTGGCATCACAGGCCAGGGGGCTCGGGGGCCGGCCGGGGCCCAGGCTGCTGTGGGCCCGGAACAGTCTGCTCTGCAGGCGGGACTTGCAGTCGGCCTGACCCGGGTCCACCCTGTCTGCTGACCTTAGGGAATGGGAGGCCACCTTCTGGTCCACAGCCGGCAGTCTGGCGGTGCTCCCGGCCGAGGCCCCGTCCCGGTGCAGGAGGTCTAGGGAAGTGCTGAGCATTCCGGAGATACAGTGACCCCACGAGGAGGGGCTCCCTCCCGTGCTGCCCTGGGCCCTGCGGGACGTGGGGATTTCCTGCAAGGAGGTGCTCAGGCAGGGTGGGGAGTCCGTGTGGGCGGGGGTCCTGGGGACCTCGTCCTGCAAGGAGCCCCTGGAGGGGCTGGCCCCACCGCGTGCAGCCAGGTCCTCGTGGCTGGTTCGAAAACGCCTCCTCCTCCATGCCTTCTCGTCCAGCGACAGAGCTCGCTCCAGCCGGGGCCTCGTGGGTGGCTTTGGGGTGAAGGGTGTTGCCTTAGCTTGTGGGTCCTCATTGCTGATTTGGGCTGGAAGTTTCAGAGGGAGCGCTGGGCTCTTCTCAGGGCCCTGAGCCTTGTTGGCAGGCGGGGACCTGGGGCGGGCTGGAAGGTGTTTGCCCGCGTTTGGAAGCTGTCCCTTGAGCATTCTGTCTCCAGGCTGCGGATGGACCTGAAAACCGGGCTGCGGGGGAGATGCCTCTGAATGGCCCAGGCCCGCTAACTTGGATGGCATAGTCCGGGGGCCAGCTCTCCCAGGCGCTGGCAGCCCAGCAACCCCCCCCACCAAGGAGACAGCTCCTACTCGGGGCTGCCAGCGAAGCCCAGGGTCAGGGATGCTGGGTCAGACGTCGGCCGGCAGCCACAGAGGAGAGAAGGCTCAGAGGCTCCCCTTCGGCCCTGGGGCTGGCCGGCAGGGGCAGGGCCCGTTGCTGCATGGCTGGGAACCCTGAAGTCCTGCCGTCCCGCACAGCAACCTACAGGAAAACCGTGCTGTTAGCCTCCCACAGCCACGGCCCCCACGGCCCGTGAATGCTCCCATGGGACCGCTGTGGTGCGGTGTGACAGAGGGACAGGCCAGCAGCAGTCCAGCAAGAACACCCATCAGATGTTCGCCCCGCGCTTCCTCCTGGGAGGTGGGTGCAAGCTGGCACCTCTCCggaggggaagcctgcttctctgggCCACTAGGGCCGGACCGCGGCAGAACCACAACCCCAGGGTCAAAGTCAGTTCATGCAGCCTCCAACGGCGGGGGTCGCTGCGCCCTCACTCACCGGCGTGCCCCTACCATCAGGCCTCCCGCTACCATCAGGCCTCCCGCAGACCCCGCCCCAAGAGAGGCCCCCTCGGCTGGTCGGCGGCCATGCCGCGGCCAAAGGCCCCAGCCTCAGAACCTGCGAGCCAGCGCGGCCTCCGCGGGTCCCCAGGGCAACGACCGCAGCGCAGGCGCACCCCAGCCCCGGCTCGTGTCCCCGACCCGCCCAGGGGTCAACCTGAGCTCCGGACTCGCGCCCTCACCCAGGGCCCCCCCCCGCGCCCCGGATTCCNNNNNNNNNNNNNNNNNNNNNNNNNNNNNNNNNNNNNNNNNNNNNNNNNNNNNNNNNNNNNNNNNNNNNNNNNNNNNNNNNNNNNNNNNNNNNNNNNNNNCGcgtccccgcccccgcccagggTCGCCCGGCGCCTCGGACCCGCGTCCCTGCCCTGGGGTCACCCTGCACCCCAGACGCGCGCCTCCAACCGGAGGTCGCCCCGCACCCCCGCCCAGGGGTCACCCCACGTCCCGGACCCGCGCCCCTGCCCAAAGGTCGCCCTGCGCCCACCTCTCTGCGCCGCCCGCTCCCCGGCCCTGCGGGCCCGGCGGCCGCTCCCCGGCAACGGGAGTCCCGGGCGTCCCGGGCTTGGTCCCCGCAGCGGCCCCTGGCGGCCGGAGGACTCAGCGCGCCCGGGAGCGCGGAggaaccccctccccctcccccgcggCTTCCCAGGCTCCGCAAGGCGGGGTGCGCACAGCGGGCCAGGCCTGGCCCGCCCAAGGGACGCACCTCACTTGCTGCCACGGcggcgggtggggtgggggtggaggttcCCCAGCTGACCCACCCGCGCCCAACATGGAGAAGCCCCTCCTGCCCGTGCCCACAGGCAGGGGCcttgtccccaccccaccacccacgGTGACCAACAGATGACAGCGCTTGCGAGCGCAAAATACTTTATTTACCAATTTGCAGTGTAACAATTTGCATTTAGGAAAAATAGCAGCTCCCGCCTGGCCTGGGAGGGAGCTTGTTGAATCAAAAGTCGCTGGCAGTCGGCGCAGGCAACGGTGGGCAGGCCAGGCGGAGGAAGCCGGGGGGCGCCAGGAGGGTCTGGGGTCCCAGGACCCCCGCTGGGCGTGGACCAAGGGACAGGAGAGGCTGCTGCCCCGTCaaccagccccagcctccctcaAAGTGACAGGAACAAATGCACCCAGACGTGCACGTGGGTGACCCCACGGGAAAACCTTCCGTGGCCCTTCCTAGATGACCCGGGGCCCCAGGGAAACAGGAGGCCTGCGCGAATTGCACATTTATGCCACTTGTGCACTTCGACTTAAAACACCAAGCAAACTACGTCCCCAGCAGAACCTACAGGAATTATTTTCTAAtgattcttataaatatttaaatcttttctgCAGTCTCTTCAGACCTAACAAGAATGTGAATAATTTTAAGAACAGTCGATGAAGCCGTAAAGCTCGAGTCCAGGGGGAGGGCTCTCCCTTTGTGGTTTCACGTGGCCCGCAGTCAGCACACGACCCGCGGAAGATCGGGTGCGGGAAAACCAGAGACGGAGCCTCAGACTCAGGGCGCGTGTCCAGAAAGTCTTTTCCGCCCCTCTCTTCAAGATGTCACCAACCCCTGAGAGGACGCCAACCAGGCGAGAGAAAGCAAGGCAACTGGATGGCGCCGCGAAGACCAGTCATGGCGGAGCACAAGGGTGATGGTCACGCAAAGGCCGTGGCAGCCCCTCACGGTCTGACAAGGCGTTCACATACTGAAAAAACCCAAATCCAATTCATTACAGTGACAGTTTTAGTACTGGCGGATTAATGGGACATGTGGACGCCCCGTGTGGGATGTAgctgtgggaggcagggccaCCCCTCGTGGACCGGCCAAGCCAGGCGCCTGGGTTGTGTGGGACACAAAAGCAGCAGCTGGAAATGTCTTTGCTACCGGCGAGATGCACCTCAGTGACATGGGGCCTCTCTCAAAAGCTAATTCTTGCTAAACCGAGTCCACAGTTCCTTGGGGACTTTGATGCAGAAAGGACCTCCCAGGGCTCTCTCCCACGGCCGCCAAGCAGGCGGTGGGGCTCTTCTGGGCCCAAGGCTCGCTCTCCACACAGCGTTTTAAAGGAACcctttgggggggggaatgaagcacggtTAGGTTTGCAGAGACACCTGGGTTCCTCAAGAGCCAAGTCTTTCCTGCAGCAAAGATGCCTCCAGCCTCACCAAGCACAACGCTCTTCCACGACTGAGACTTTTACCCTTAAATCGCTGTTAGGTGAGCGAAGGAGCCAAGAGCTCCCCATCCTGGCCCGCGTCTTACAGGCGCCGTGCACCTGACCCCAGCCACCCTTCAGGGGCCGCGGCAGAGGAGCGAGTACAATCACGTGGAATCACTGCTGTGCCCGTTCAGGACACGGGGACGTTGCCGGCGATCCGTCCGAGTTCTTGGTGGAGCGTAACAATGACGTCAGGGTTCCAGACGCTACCCTGGGACGGGGACTCTTCTAGCTCAACGCCGGGTATTTTCTCTGGCCAATCCTCCCCATCCTGGAGCCTCCCGAGGGGGCCGAGGCCTGGAAAGACAAGGAAGAGCGCTGACTTCCACGCATCCAGCCTCTGAGGCCGGTGGCATCCCGGGAACACCCGCGACACTCGGGTGTGCAGGACCGTTTACACCGACCCACAGCAGCCCCTGGTACCTGACTAGGTCAGGACCAATCAGGTGGTCTCTTTAAAAGTGTCTGCAGTTTTGTCCGGTGGTGAGGGGAGGCGGACAGCAGCGGCCGCCCGGGAGAGCCCACGGCAGCACGCAGGCGTTTACCTGTGCTCCCCGCAAACCCCAGCTGCAGGGAACATCAGAGTAAAGCACAGACCACAAGACGGAAGTAACAGGACAGAAAATAACCACATGTCAGAGTA
Coding sequences:
- the INPP5E gene encoding phosphatidylinositol polyphosphate 5-phosphatase type IV isoform X2, coding for MLKGQLPNAGKHLPARPRSPPANKAQGPEKSPALPLKLPAQISNEDPQAKATPFTPKPPTRPRLERALSLDEKAWRRRRFRTSHEDLAARGGASPSRGSLQDEVPRTPAHTDSPPCLSTSLQEIPTSRRAQGSTGGSPSSWGHCISGMLSTSLDLLHRDGASAGSTARLPAVDQKVASHSLRSADRVDPGQADCKSRLQSRLFRAHSSLGPGRPPSPLACDAKSSFSLLAPIRAKDVRSRSYLEGSLLASGALMGAEELARYFPDRNMALFVATWNMQGQKELPPNLDELLLPAEADYAQDLYVVGVQEGCSDRREWETRLQETLGPHYVTLYSAAHGALYMSVLIRRDLIWFCSEVESSTVTTRIVSHIKTKGALGVSFTFFGTSFLFITSHFTSGDGKVSERLLDYSRTVQGLALPKSVPDTSPYRSDAADVTTRFDGVFWFGDFNFRLNGGRVAVEAILKQDLGEKVSALLQHDQLTQEMRKGSIFKGFQEPDIHFLPSYKFDIGKDSYDTTSKQRTPSYTDRVMYRSRHKGDICPVKYSSCPGIRTSDHRPVYGLFRVKVRPGRDNIPLAAGKFDRELYLIGIKRRISKEIQRQQALKNQHLSTICTVS
- the INPP5E gene encoding phosphatidylinositol polyphosphate 5-phosphatase type IV isoform X1, translated to MPSKLAGLGHSEASPPQPGFQVHPQPGDRMLKGQLPNAGKHLPARPRSPPANKAQGPEKSPALPLKLPAQISNEDPQAKATPFTPKPPTRPRLERALSLDEKAWRRRRFRTSHEDLAARGGASPSRGSLQDEVPRTPAHTDSPPCLSTSLQEIPTSRRAQGSTGGSPSSWGHCISGMLSTSLDLLHRDGASAGSTARLPAVDQKVASHSLRSADRVDPGQADCKSRLQSRLFRAHSSLGPGRPPSPLACDAKSSFSLLAPIRAKDVRSRSYLEGSLLASGALMGAEELARYFPDRNMALFVATWNMQGQKELPPNLDELLLPAEADYAQDLYVVGVQEGCSDRREWETRLQETLGPHYVTLYSAAHGALYMSVLIRRDLIWFCSEVESSTVTTRIVSHIKTKGALGVSFTFFGTSFLFITSHFTSGDGKVSERLLDYSRTVQGLALPKSVPDTSPYRSDAADVTTRFDGVFWFGDFNFRLNGGRVAVEAILKQDLGEKVSALLQHDQLTQEMRKGSIFKGFQEPDIHFLPSYKFDIGKDSYDTTSKQRTPSYTDRVMYRSRHKGDICPVKYSSCPGIRTSDHRPVYGLFRVKVRPGRDNIPLAAGKFDRELYLIGIKRRISKEIQRQQALKNQHLSTICTVS
- the INPP5E gene encoding phosphatidylinositol polyphosphate 5-phosphatase type IV isoform X3, which produces MPSKLAGLGHSEASPPQPGFQVHPQPGDRMLKGQLPNAGKHLPARPRSPPANKAQGPEKSPALPLKLPAQISNEDPQAKATPFTPKPPTRPRLERALSLDEKAWRRRRFRTSHEDLAARGGASPSRGSLQDEVPRTPAHTDSPPCLSTSLQEIPTSRRAQGSTGGSPSSWGHCISGMLSTSLDLLHRDGASAGSTARLPAVDQKVASHSLRSADRVDPGQADCKSRLQSRLFRAHSSLGPGRPPSPLACDAKSSFSLLAPIRAKDVRSRSYLEGSLLASGALMGAEELARYFPDRNMALFVATWNMQGQKELPPNLDELLLPAEADYAQDLYVVGVQEGCSDRREWETRLQETLGPHYVTLYSAAHGALYMSVLIRRDLIWFCSEVESSTVTTRIVSHIKTKGALGVSFTFFGTSFLFITSHFTSDVTTRFDGVFWFGDFNFRLNGGRVAVEAILKQDLGEKVSALLQHDQLTQEMRKGSIFKGFQEPDIHFLPSYKFDIGKDSYDTTSKQRTPSYTDRVMYRSRHKGDICPVKYSSCPGIRTSDHRPVYGLFRVKVRPGRDNIPLAAGKFDRELYLIGIKRRISKEIQRQQALKNQHLSTICTVS
- the LOC117803057 gene encoding loricrin-like isoform X2, which produces MHWGDGWSGCAQMDALGGRVVGVHRWMHWGDGWSGCAQMDALGGRVVRVCTDGCTGGTGGQGVHRWMHWGDGWSGCAQMDALGGRVVRVCTDGCTGGTGGQGVHRWMHWGDGWSGCAQMDALGGRVVRVCTDGCTGGTGGQGVHRWMHWGDGWSGCAQMDALGGRVVRVCTDGCTGGTGGQGVHRWMHWGDGWSGCAQMDGLKDLGDKMTKHRYGHCLGADSGSILTHLKLGWKKVLEGELQAKGRPQTLEKEAAACGDHARRAGAGRLVSRPSAGDRACVHVRGSRTRAGESSHEAAGWTNA
- the LOC117803057 gene encoding uncharacterized PE-PGRS family protein PE_PGRS54-like isoform X1 — protein: MKLPSGHARGRVVRVCTDGCTGGTGGQGVHRWMHWGDGWWVCTDGCTGGTGGQGVHRWMHWGDGWSGCAQMDALGGRVVRVCTDGCTGGTGGQGVHRWMHWGDGWSGCAQMDALGGRVVRVCTDGCTGGTGGQGVHRWMHWGDGWSGCAQMDALGGRVVRVCTDGCTGGTGGQGVHRWMHWGDGWSGCAQMDALGGRVVRVCTDGCTGGTGGQGVHRWMHWGDGWSGCAQMDGLKDLGDKMTKHRYGHCLGADSGSILTHLKLGWKKVLEGELQAKGRPQTLEKEAAACGDHARRAGAGRLVSRPSAGDRACVHVRGSRTRAGESSHEAAGWTNA